One segment of Gemmatimonadaceae bacterium DNA contains the following:
- a CDS encoding sigma-54 dependent transcriptional regulator: protein MWPTLADQCGLAYAPLETAAGFDRLTGAVGVVSGGGMEEELEATLRQTASGERGAIEIAAAGARPDHRLAAALVRAGAATYFALPDDAALLASWLRERAEALRADTRRLEFVASEASKFRFEGVLGASAALRAALDRAARIIPYASVTVLLTGETGTGKELVARAIHYNGPRRGAPFVDINCAAIPEQLLESELFGHEKGAFTGATVAKPGLFELANGGTLFLDEVGHLPLVLQGKLLRALEERTIRRVGGTRAISIDVRIIAATHVELAAAASRREFREDLFHRLNVVPIELPPLRARREDVPLLARHFLLRFAGEYGLPVPLLSPAAERALAGREWSGNIRELRNLMERTLLLTPKLTLDADDFAEAPSVRRSVDQDIPFPATMAMITRAAARSMLDFCTGNKSEAARRLGISRPRLQRLLDVSIDAHSELNDEAEVET, encoded by the coding sequence ATGTGGCCAACGCTTGCGGACCAATGTGGTCTCGCGTACGCGCCGCTCGAGACGGCCGCCGGCTTCGATCGCCTAACAGGAGCGGTCGGCGTCGTCAGCGGCGGCGGTATGGAAGAGGAGCTCGAGGCGACACTACGGCAGACGGCGAGCGGAGAACGAGGTGCCATCGAGATTGCCGCCGCCGGCGCGCGGCCTGATCATCGGCTCGCAGCCGCGCTCGTTCGAGCGGGTGCCGCGACATATTTCGCGTTGCCTGACGACGCTGCCCTCCTCGCGTCATGGTTGCGCGAACGAGCTGAAGCGCTTCGTGCTGACACGCGCCGACTCGAATTCGTCGCGTCCGAGGCGTCGAAGTTCCGATTCGAGGGCGTGCTTGGCGCGAGCGCCGCATTGCGGGCGGCGCTCGATAGGGCGGCGCGCATCATTCCGTACGCCTCGGTTACGGTTTTACTGACGGGCGAAACCGGAACGGGGAAGGAGCTCGTCGCGCGCGCGATTCACTACAACGGGCCGCGGCGCGGCGCCCCATTCGTCGACATCAATTGCGCCGCGATTCCCGAACAGCTGCTCGAGAGCGAGTTGTTCGGCCACGAGAAGGGTGCGTTCACCGGCGCCACGGTGGCGAAGCCTGGCCTGTTCGAGCTCGCCAATGGTGGAACGCTCTTTCTCGACGAGGTTGGACATCTGCCACTCGTGCTGCAGGGGAAGCTGCTGCGCGCGCTCGAGGAGCGAACGATTCGGCGTGTCGGCGGTACGCGAGCGATTTCCATCGATGTTCGAATCATCGCCGCGACGCACGTCGAGCTCGCCGCGGCCGCGTCGCGTCGAGAATTTCGCGAGGATCTGTTCCATCGGCTCAATGTGGTACCGATCGAATTGCCGCCGTTGCGAGCGCGGCGGGAAGACGTTCCGTTGCTCGCCCGACATTTTCTGCTGCGCTTCGCTGGCGAGTACGGATTGCCGGTACCGCTGCTGTCGCCGGCGGCGGAGCGAGCGCTCGCCGGTCGCGAGTGGAGCGGCAACATTCGCGAGCTGCGAAATCTCATGGAGCGCACGCTCCTGCTGACGCCGAAGTTGACGCTCGACGCCGACGATTTCGCGGAAGCGCCGTCGGTGCGTCGCTCTGTCGACCAGGACATCCCGTTCCCGGCGACCATGGCCATGATCACGCGCGCGGCCGCGCGCTCGATGCTGGACTTC
- a CDS encoding HAD-IA family hydrolase: protein MHCDALLFDLDGVLVDSAECVRRICTDWAIARGLDPGHVLRWSQGRRVQDTVRAVAPHLDVDMEVAALVAMEAATTAGLRSVPGTHALVPTLPPNAWAVVTSGARPVATLRLTHVGLPLPQILITGDDVARGKPDPEGYLAAAAALGVAPADCVVIEDAPAGLEAAGAAGMRSVGIAGTVPASELRSATVVVPSFAVLRISLSAHSPRIHLGH from the coding sequence ATGCATTGCGATGCGCTCCTCTTCGACCTCGATGGTGTGCTCGTCGATTCGGCTGAATGCGTTCGTCGGATCTGCACCGACTGGGCGATCGCTCGCGGCCTCGACCCCGGCCATGTCTTGCGATGGTCGCAGGGCCGTAGGGTTCAGGACACCGTACGCGCGGTTGCGCCCCATCTCGACGTCGACATGGAAGTGGCGGCGCTCGTCGCGATGGAGGCCGCGACAACGGCTGGGCTGCGCTCCGTGCCCGGCACGCACGCCCTGGTGCCCACGCTCCCGCCTAACGCGTGGGCCGTGGTGACATCCGGCGCACGACCAGTCGCGACTTTGCGGCTCACTCATGTTGGCCTGCCACTTCCACAGATACTCATCACGGGCGACGACGTCGCGCGCGGCAAGCCGGACCCCGAGGGCTATCTCGCCGCGGCGGCGGCTCTGGGCGTTGCGCCGGCTGATTGCGTCGTGATCGAGGATGCACCAGCTGGACTCGAAGCTGCTGGCGCCGCTGGCATGCGCTCGGTCGGCATCGCCGGCACGGTCCCCGCCTCCGAGCTGCGAAGCGCGACCGTGGTCGTGCCTTCTTTCGCCGTGCTCAGGATCAGCCTGTCCGCCCACTCGCCTCGGATCCATCTGGGCCATTGA